A single region of the Candidatus Marinarcus aquaticus genome encodes:
- a CDS encoding MFS transporter, which translates to MIKTILPLCSIISLRFLGLFLVLPVISVYAMNLKGANTTLIGVVIGGYALTQMLFQIPFGILSDKLGRKGTIIMGLLLFAIGSIICALSVDIFSLMLGRFLQGAGAIGAVVTAMISDLVKEEQRPKAMSFMGASIAGSFALSMLFGPTIGAYAGVEVLFWITAFLAVFSIYLIVKKVPNPPVITHTYSTKLNIFNVLKNSNLVKMNITNFLQKGLMTFAFMIIPMVLLKEFNWEMKELYKVYIPAMIFGVLAMAPAAIMAEKYGKFKEVLIIGIVFFALSYLIIGFGQDDLLFVIGVIIFFTGFNMHEPIMQSLASKFAKVHQRGFVLGIFNAFGYLGTFLGGLLGGMFYAQTSMSAIVTSIAVVCFLWLLLIFSMPNPMKKRVAYIHLDTINQEKTPALHDFYGIEEWYINETENLLIVKYDENETSPSKIEEVLK; encoded by the coding sequence ATGATTAAAACCATCCTACCTTTATGTTCAATTATTTCACTACGTTTCTTAGGTCTTTTTTTAGTCCTTCCTGTTATCTCTGTCTATGCCATGAATTTAAAAGGTGCAAACACAACGCTTATTGGTGTGGTCATTGGAGGATATGCATTAACTCAAATGCTTTTTCAAATCCCTTTTGGTATTTTAAGCGATAAACTGGGACGTAAAGGTACTATTATTATGGGTCTGTTGCTTTTTGCAATTGGTTCAATTATTTGTGCCTTGTCTGTAGATATTTTTTCACTCATGTTGGGTCGATTCTTACAAGGTGCTGGAGCCATTGGTGCAGTCGTCACTGCCATGATCAGTGACTTGGTTAAAGAGGAACAACGCCCAAAAGCGATGTCCTTTATGGGTGCGAGTATTGCAGGAAGTTTTGCACTTTCTATGCTTTTTGGACCAACCATCGGTGCGTATGCGGGAGTTGAAGTTCTTTTTTGGATTACGGCATTCTTAGCTGTTTTTTCAATTTATTTGATTGTTAAAAAAGTACCAAATCCACCTGTAATCACACATACATACTCTACAAAACTGAATATTTTTAATGTACTGAAAAACTCCAACTTGGTTAAAATGAACATCACTAACTTTTTACAAAAAGGGTTGATGACGTTTGCTTTTATGATTATTCCAATGGTACTTTTAAAAGAGTTTAACTGGGAGATGAAAGAGCTTTATAAAGTCTATATCCCTGCCATGATTTTTGGAGTATTGGCAATGGCACCAGCAGCCATTATGGCTGAAAAATATGGAAAGTTTAAAGAGGTGCTGATTATTGGTATTGTCTTCTTTGCCCTTTCATATTTAATCATTGGATTTGGTCAAGACGACCTTCTGTTTGTCATTGGTGTAATTATATTCTTTACTGGGTTTAATATGCACGAACCTATCATGCAATCACTGGCCTCAAAGTTTGCAAAAGTGCACCAACGTGGATTTGTTTTGGGAATTTTCAATGCCTTTGGATATTTAGGAACCTTCTTAGGTGGACTTCTTGGAGGAATGTTTTATGCACAAACTTCGATGAGTGCCATTGTAACTTCGATTGCTGTGGTCTGTTTTTTATGGTTATTATTGATTTTTTCTATGCCCAACCCAATGAAAAAACGTGTTGCCTATATTCATTTAGACACCATCAATCAAGAAAAAACACCTGCACTTCATGACTTTTATGGCATTGAAGAGTGGTATATTAATGAAACAGAAAACCTTCTGATTGTAAAATATGACGAAAATGAAACCTCGCCTTCAAAAATTGAAGAGGTTTTAAAATAA
- the rdgB gene encoding RdgB/HAM1 family non-canonical purine NTP pyrophosphatase: MKIVLATANKGKIDEFKKLMPNDEVYAFEELIGKMDIIEDGDSFKANAVIKAQAIYDKLNDANAVVISDDSGVTVPVLNNEPGIYSARYAGESASDEQNNQKLISQLKSRNLKSTPAYYTACIAIIYKNEVYTVHGWMHGEVGDTQKGEGGFGYDPLFTPSGYSQTLGELPPEVKKSFSHRSQALTLAKKVLDVIL, translated from the coding sequence ATGAAAATAGTTTTAGCCACTGCCAATAAAGGAAAAATTGATGAGTTTAAAAAGCTCATGCCCAATGATGAAGTCTATGCATTTGAAGAGCTTATCGGTAAAATGGATATTATAGAGGATGGGGATAGTTTTAAAGCCAATGCCGTTATTAAAGCCCAAGCAATTTATGATAAGTTAAATGATGCCAATGCGGTTGTTATTTCAGATGACAGTGGGGTTACGGTTCCAGTATTGAATAATGAACCAGGTATTTACTCTGCACGATATGCAGGTGAGAGTGCAAGTGACGAACAAAATAATCAAAAACTCATTTCACAACTTAAATCTAGGAATCTAAAAAGTACTCCAGCATACTACACTGCTTGTATTGCTATTATTTATAAGAATGAAGTCTACACCGTACATGGTTGGATGCATGGTGAAGTGGGAGACACACAAAAAGGTGAGGGTGGATTTGGGTATGACCCACTCTTTACTCCATCAGGATATTCTCAAACCTTAGGAGAGTTGCCACCTGAAGTTAAAAAAAGTTTTTCTCATCGAAGTCAAGCATTGACATTGGCTAAAAAAGTGTTGGATGTGATTTTATAA
- a CDS encoding pyrroline-5-carboxylate reductase: protein MKLTLIGNGMMAEALAVGLTKKYEVEVIGRNAAKLQKLQQKIPEISIKVMSDKEDITGKNILFCVKPYALQSVSLRLDGTANTLYSILAGTKLEYLKRQIKAKRYIRTMPNIAASKQKSMTTITGDKDAQAEAIEIFSSIGRALWVNTENQLDIATALAGSGPAFLALVAEALADGAVKAGLERSYSVELVRGLFEGTAALLDTNHPALIKEGVMSPGGTTAQGLAELEDANVRSAFIKAIDKAYLKAIEVGQK, encoded by the coding sequence ATGAAACTTACATTAATCGGAAATGGTATGATGGCTGAAGCTTTAGCTGTTGGACTGACCAAAAAATATGAAGTAGAAGTGATTGGACGAAATGCAGCCAAACTGCAAAAACTCCAACAAAAGATTCCAGAAATCAGCATCAAAGTGATGAGCGATAAAGAGGACATTACAGGAAAAAACATTCTGTTTTGTGTAAAACCGTATGCTTTACAAAGCGTCTCTTTGCGACTGGATGGAACAGCCAATACACTCTACTCTATTTTAGCAGGAACGAAACTGGAGTATCTGAAACGACAAATTAAAGCCAAACGATACATAAGAACCATGCCCAATATTGCAGCATCAAAACAAAAATCCATGACCACAATCACAGGAGATAAAGACGCACAAGCAGAAGCCATTGAGATTTTTTCTTCCATTGGTCGTGCCCTTTGGGTCAACACTGAAAATCAATTGGACATTGCTACAGCACTTGCTGGAAGTGGTCCAGCATTTTTAGCACTTGTTGCTGAAGCTTTAGCAGATGGTGCCGTAAAAGCTGGATTAGAGAGAAGTTACAGTGTGGAGCTTGTACGAGGTCTGTTTGAAGGAACAGCGGCACTGCTTGACACCAATCACCCAGCACTGATTAAAGAAGGGGTAATGAGCCCTGGAGGTACCACAGCACAAGGTTTAGCGGAACTTGAAGATGCCAATGTACGAAGTGCCTTTATCAAAGCAATCGATAAAGCCTATTTAAAAGCCATAGAAGTTGGTCAAAAATAG
- a CDS encoding outer membrane protein assembly factor BamD has translation MVKLNSVFKTSKYLVASGIIAALLLGCSSKEPGIKEYNKPAVYWYNKMLKQIAFYDLEAADDTYISLESEHKNSPLIPTAMLIIANAHIAEEEYELAKYYLDEYIKRFALSKNIDYVRYLKIKANFFAFESQFRNQQLVTETLDEIQEFMQSYSNSPYIHLVQDISSRMAMAKASFDQEISELYGRVDKPMAQEMYAQKAKESWEHTQDVKPVDVPFYRSIFE, from the coding sequence ATGGTTAAACTAAACAGTGTTTTTAAAACAAGCAAATATCTTGTTGCAAGTGGTATTATTGCAGCTTTATTACTGGGGTGTTCTTCGAAAGAACCAGGCATTAAAGAGTACAACAAACCTGCAGTGTATTGGTACAATAAAATGCTCAAACAAATTGCATTTTATGATTTAGAAGCAGCAGACGATACCTATATTTCTTTAGAGAGTGAGCACAAAAACTCACCATTGATTCCAACAGCGATGTTGATCATTGCTAATGCGCATATTGCTGAAGAGGAGTATGAGTTAGCAAAATATTACCTTGATGAGTACATCAAACGATTTGCATTGAGCAAAAATATTGATTATGTGCGATACTTAAAAATCAAAGCAAATTTCTTTGCTTTTGAAAGCCAATTTAGAAATCAACAACTTGTAACTGAAACATTAGATGAAATTCAAGAGTTTATGCAAAGTTATTCAAACTCACCTTATATTCATTTAGTACAAGACATCAGTTCTCGAATGGCAATGGCAAAAGCCTCTTTTGACCAAGAGATTTCAGAGTTATATGGTCGTGTGGATAAGCCAATGGCGCAGGAAATGTATGCACAAAAAGCAAAAGAGTCTTGGGAACATACACAAGATGTAAAACCTGTTGATGTTCCTTTTTACCGAAGTATATTTGAATAA
- the lon gene encoding endopeptidase La, with translation MELSNYDSFPQEIPLIIEDDIFLYPFMIAPLFLGEDINIKAVETAIDTNKLVIVSVSKPGQEGKRDADSFYNVGVVGNIMRKVSLPDGKIKVLFQGLAKGKIEKFDSENPAFAFVDTIKPEPYDEQQIVSLIDVLREQVKKLSRINSKFPADLIKTIDENNDPVRIADLISSVLRVKKDEAYELFCELNVENRLIKIIEVIKKEIESFKIQNEITQKVNSKIEKTHKDYFLKEQIKAIQKELGTDNKKDQEIKIYKRKLKRLKPFMPKDGYKETRKQIEKLSRMHQDSPDASLLQTYIEQVLEIPFGKLSEAKISVANVEEQLNKDHYSLCKPKERISEYFAVKELLEERGIDDAKAKGTVLCFVGPPGVGKTSLANSISQALQRPLVRIALGGMEDVNELRGHRRTYVGAMPGRLVKGLVDAKSMNPVMVLDEIDKLGVSHKGDPSAVMLEILDPEQNNEFRDLYLNFSIDLSQVIFVATANDARRIPPALKDRMEFIEISSYTPNEKYHIARDYLIPQELQRHGLKKSEVTMSKLTIETIIAKYTREAGVRNLRRVFSKLFRKAAKKLLTEKETKKVSINTKNLVKYLEQPIFEIDPADKKNSVGVTNGLAWTAVGGDVLKIEAIKLNGKGVLSLTGNMGDVMKESARISHSVVKVLIDKGRIKVPQNIIPKSPKEKEEKTKLDSSEVYKRYDIHLHIPEGATPKDGPSAGITMAVTIASILCEKEVRCDVAMTGELTLSGKVLPIGGLKEKLIAAYKAKMVKVLIPKKNFQRDLEDIPYEVKKALEIKAVDTIEDVLKETLV, from the coding sequence ATGGAATTAAGTAATTACGACTCTTTCCCTCAAGAGATACCATTAATTATAGAAGACGATATATTTTTATATCCATTTATGATTGCACCACTATTTTTAGGTGAAGATATTAATATCAAAGCAGTTGAAACAGCTATTGATACCAATAAGTTGGTGATTGTCAGTGTAAGTAAACCCGGACAAGAAGGTAAACGAGATGCCGATAGTTTCTACAACGTCGGTGTTGTAGGAAATATCATGAGAAAAGTGAGCCTTCCAGATGGTAAAATAAAAGTATTGTTTCAAGGATTGGCCAAAGGAAAAATTGAAAAATTTGACTCTGAAAACCCAGCATTTGCTTTTGTTGATACCATCAAACCTGAACCGTATGATGAGCAGCAAATTGTTTCACTCATTGATGTATTGCGAGAACAAGTTAAAAAACTTTCACGAATCAACTCAAAGTTTCCTGCAGATTTAATCAAAACCATCGATGAAAACAATGATCCTGTACGAATTGCAGACTTAATCTCTTCAGTATTAAGAGTGAAAAAAGATGAAGCGTATGAGTTATTTTGTGAACTTAATGTAGAAAACCGACTCATTAAAATCATTGAAGTGATTAAAAAAGAGATTGAGAGTTTTAAAATTCAAAATGAAATTACTCAAAAAGTCAACTCTAAAATTGAAAAAACGCATAAAGATTACTTCTTAAAAGAGCAAATCAAAGCGATTCAAAAAGAGTTGGGTACAGATAATAAAAAAGACCAAGAGATTAAAATTTACAAAAGGAAGCTTAAAAGACTCAAACCTTTTATGCCAAAAGATGGCTACAAAGAGACCAGAAAACAGATTGAGAAGCTTTCAAGAATGCACCAAGACTCTCCGGATGCTTCACTGTTGCAAACTTACATTGAGCAAGTGTTAGAGATACCATTTGGAAAACTCTCTGAAGCAAAAATTTCTGTTGCCAATGTGGAAGAACAATTAAATAAAGACCACTACTCATTGTGCAAACCAAAAGAGCGAATCTCTGAATATTTTGCGGTTAAAGAGTTGTTAGAAGAGCGTGGGATTGATGATGCCAAAGCCAAAGGTACCGTACTATGTTTTGTGGGACCTCCGGGTGTGGGTAAAACCTCTTTAGCCAACTCTATTTCACAAGCACTTCAACGACCATTGGTACGAATTGCTTTAGGTGGTATGGAAGATGTGAATGAACTTCGAGGGCACAGACGAACTTATGTGGGAGCTATGCCAGGACGATTAGTCAAAGGTTTAGTGGATGCAAAAAGCATGAACCCTGTGATGGTTTTAGATGAAATTGATAAATTGGGTGTAAGTCATAAAGGAGATCCAAGTGCCGTGATGCTTGAGATTTTAGACCCTGAACAAAACAATGAGTTCAGAGATTTATACTTGAACTTCTCTATTGACCTTTCACAAGTGATTTTTGTAGCAACTGCTAATGATGCACGACGAATTCCACCGGCACTTAAAGACAGAATGGAGTTTATTGAGATTTCATCATATACACCAAACGAGAAGTACCATATTGCACGAGACTATTTGATTCCTCAAGAGTTACAACGACACGGGCTTAAAAAAAGTGAAGTAACGATGTCAAAATTAACGATTGAAACCATTATTGCTAAGTATACAAGAGAGGCTGGAGTTCGTAACTTACGACGAGTCTTCTCTAAACTTTTTAGAAAAGCAGCCAAAAAACTCTTAACTGAAAAAGAGACCAAAAAGGTTTCAATCAACACTAAAAACTTGGTGAAATATTTAGAACAACCCATTTTTGAAATTGACCCAGCCGATAAGAAAAACTCTGTGGGTGTTACAAACGGTTTAGCTTGGACAGCAGTGGGTGGAGATGTGCTTAAAATCGAAGCCATTAAACTCAATGGAAAAGGGGTGCTTTCTTTAACGGGGAACATGGGGGATGTGATGAAAGAGTCTGCACGTATCTCACACAGTGTAGTGAAAGTACTTATTGATAAAGGACGCATCAAAGTTCCTCAAAACATCATTCCAAAATCGCCTAAAGAGAAAGAGGAAAAAACCAAACTGGATTCAAGTGAAGTGTACAAACGATACGACATCCACTTGCATATTCCTGAAGGGGCTACTCCAAAAGATGGCCCAAGTGCTGGAATTACGATGGCTGTGACCATTGCATCTATTTTGTGTGAAAAAGAAGTGCGGTGTGATGTGGCCATGACGGGGGAGTTAACTTTAAGTGGAAAAGTACTTCCTATTGGAGGATTAAAAGAGAAACTCATTGCTGCTTATAAAGCAAAAATGGTGAAAGTTTTGATTCCTAAAAAGAACTTCCAACGAGATTTAGAAGATATTCCATACGAAGTTAAAAAAGCGTTGGAGATTAAAGCCGTTGATACCATAGAGGATGTTTTAAAAGAAACATTAGTATAA
- a CDS encoding rhomboid family intramembrane serine protease, whose protein sequence is MQNFKTYTLTNAIIVITILMYIVQINMEYGSIILGLNLYFEQGGYWFQPLTTMFAHGGIGHLAMNMFVLYQFGNLIEKYRGKVQLLFLYFVGGILTSLGSYAFMSAVGFSHNLVGASGAICVLLGYVALMDRNQRKGIITWVLVISVFPVLLGLPVAWYGHFIGLAFGFILGFIRR, encoded by the coding sequence ATGCAAAACTTTAAAACTTATACCCTAACCAATGCTATTATTGTTATTACTATTTTGATGTACATTGTACAAATCAATATGGAATATGGTTCGATTATCTTGGGCTTAAATCTCTATTTTGAGCAGGGTGGTTATTGGTTTCAACCATTAACAACGATGTTTGCTCATGGAGGCATTGGACACTTGGCGATGAACATGTTTGTGTTGTATCAATTTGGTAACTTAATTGAGAAGTATCGTGGTAAAGTACAACTGCTTTTTTTATATTTTGTGGGTGGTATTTTAACCTCTTTAGGAAGTTATGCTTTTATGAGTGCGGTTGGTTTTTCGCATAATCTTGTGGGAGCATCAGGCGCTATTTGTGTGCTGTTGGGTTATGTGGCATTGATGGATAGAAATCAGAGAAAAGGTATCATTACATGGGTATTGGTGATTTCTGTATTTCCAGTGCTTTTAGGTCTGCCGGTTGCTTGGTACGGACACTTTATTGGTCTTGCATTTGGATTTATTTTGGGCTTTATCAGACGTTAG
- a CDS encoding Y-family DNA polymerase, whose translation MILHLDLDCFFVSAHRTIDKSLEGIPTAVGGRSNLNIFDRKKAQRFISNNSGAFVSSIVSNNEGEDAEYFKDEHGRIRGIITTASYEARAYGVKTAMSVNEALQLCPHLKMIKPHYPLYHELSHKLAQFLSNRMPYIEQFSIDEFFGDVTGWVEKSEIKEFALNLQKEINEQLGLPISIGVAESKWIAKLVTEFAKPHGVKVVFKACEEEFIKDIPIEMFSGVGKGYAAKLHGYGISKLGQVKAKKELFYSWKKPGIQLYNRICGIDNEKISFYSDEYSVRKSIGIGRTFDPLQDRIELRRRVVILCRYLSFLVLKQGVNPQTFYLKIRYEFRSKSKNTVSTNRLFSEAYFKEEMLKLFDITDNHTTHRVVQLNIAVSNFNEQNPKSFNLFEYENDLQQAKLNKGIQELRSKFGIDIIKNASEL comes from the coding sequence ATGATATTACACCTGGATCTTGATTGTTTTTTTGTCTCCGCACACCGTACCATTGATAAGAGTTTAGAAGGAATACCCACCGCAGTTGGTGGACGAAGTAACCTCAATATTTTTGATAGAAAAAAAGCGCAACGCTTTATTTCCAATAATTCAGGCGCATTTGTCAGTTCTATTGTCAGTAACAACGAAGGAGAAGACGCAGAGTATTTTAAAGATGAACATGGTCGTATTCGAGGCATCATTACCACTGCGTCATATGAAGCCAGAGCGTATGGCGTAAAAACCGCCATGAGTGTGAATGAAGCGTTGCAACTGTGTCCTCATTTGAAAATGATCAAGCCACACTATCCTTTGTATCATGAACTTTCACATAAACTGGCACAATTTTTAAGCAATCGTATGCCTTATATTGAGCAGTTCAGCATCGATGAATTTTTTGGAGATGTCACAGGATGGGTAGAAAAAAGCGAGATTAAAGAGTTTGCACTGAATCTACAAAAAGAGATCAACGAGCAGTTGGGATTGCCTATTTCAATTGGGGTAGCGGAGTCAAAATGGATTGCCAAACTTGTAACGGAGTTTGCAAAGCCGCATGGGGTAAAAGTGGTATTTAAAGCTTGTGAAGAGGAGTTTATCAAAGATATTCCCATCGAGATGTTTTCAGGAGTGGGCAAAGGGTATGCTGCCAAACTGCATGGGTATGGTATTTCAAAACTGGGGCAAGTCAAAGCCAAAAAAGAGTTGTTTTACTCTTGGAAGAAACCGGGTATTCAACTCTATAACCGTATTTGTGGTATAGATAATGAAAAAATATCTTTTTATTCCGATGAGTACAGTGTACGAAAATCCATAGGTATTGGGCGTACGTTTGATCCTTTACAAGACAGAATAGAGTTGCGACGGCGAGTGGTTATTTTATGTCGATATTTGAGTTTTTTGGTGCTCAAACAAGGCGTCAATCCTCAAACTTTTTATCTGAAAATTCGCTATGAGTTTCGCTCAAAGTCAAAAAATACCGTATCAACCAATCGATTGTTCAGTGAGGCTTATTTTAAAGAGGAGATGCTCAAACTATTTGATATTACAGATAATCATACAACCCATCGTGTGGTCCAACTCAATATTGCGGTGTCCAATTTTAACGAACAAAATCCTAAAAGCTTCAACCTATTTGAGTATGAAAATGATTTACAACAAGCCAAGTTAAACAAAGGTATTCAAGAGTTGCGCAGTAAATTTGGTATTGATATTATTAAAAATGCGAGTGAACTTTAA
- a CDS encoding DUF2721 domain-containing protein — translation MDIEISTPALLFPAISLLLLAYTNRFLTTGQLIRSISSQARTTGSKNLAGQIENLKKRLELTKWMQFFGVVSMLLCTLSMFSLFLEFHEIGKKIFGLSLITMCISLFISLWEVYISSNALNLELQDLTKQCE, via the coding sequence ATGGATATTGAAATTTCAACTCCAGCCCTACTCTTTCCAGCAATTTCTTTGCTGTTACTTGCTTATACCAACCGTTTTTTAACCACGGGGCAACTCATACGTTCTATTTCAAGTCAAGCTCGCACCACAGGAAGTAAAAATCTTGCAGGTCAAATTGAAAATCTCAAAAAGAGATTGGAATTGACCAAATGGATGCAGTTTTTTGGTGTGGTTTCAATGCTTTTGTGTACGCTTTCGATGTTCAGTCTTTTTTTAGAGTTTCATGAAATTGGTAAAAAAATCTTTGGATTAAGTCTGATTACAATGTGTATATCTCTGTTTATTTCATTGTGGGAAGTCTATATCTCTTCTAATGCTTTGAATTTAGAGCTTCAAGATTTAACCAAGCAGTGCGAGTAA
- a CDS encoding BCCT family transporter: MTRRYIISKAAYKTDYEVGQDNVEILGMDIHNPVFFLSALLILLFVITTIMFPTVSKEVLDGAKWWAINHFDWLFMSAGNFFVLFCLALIFLPVGKIRLGGNDAKPEFSRISWFSMLFAAGMGIGLMFWSVAEPVAYYTAWYKTPLGVEANTAEAASLAMGATMYHWGVHPWAIYGVVALSLAFFAYNKKLPLTIRSAFYPLLKERIWGWPGHLIDLLAVLATIFGLATSLGLGAKQAASGLNYVFETGNDINVQIGIIIFITAVAIFSVVRGIDGGVKLLSNLNMLIAFILLVFIILVGTSTGFLSVLFNTFTSYMENIIPLSNFVNREDEAWLHGWTVFYWAWWISWSPFVGMFIARISKGRTVQEFMIAILIIPTLITMVWMSAFGGTAIEQVQNHIGELSNGISTVSLAMFQMFDNLAWSSIISVLGIVLVLVFFVTSSDSGSLVIDSITAGGKMDAPVPQRVFWATMEGLIAGALLFVGGKDALSALQAGAITTGLPFAVVLLFMSWSLYKGLKSEVKS, translated from the coding sequence ATGACAAGGAGGTACATTATCAGTAAAGCAGCTTATAAAACGGACTACGAAGTTGGTCAAGATAATGTTGAAATTTTAGGTATGGATATTCACAATCCAGTATTTTTTTTGAGTGCACTGCTCATATTACTGTTTGTAATTACTACCATTATGTTCCCTACTGTATCCAAAGAGGTGCTTGATGGAGCAAAATGGTGGGCAATTAACCATTTTGATTGGCTCTTTATGAGTGCAGGAAACTTTTTTGTACTCTTTTGTTTGGCACTGATTTTTTTACCTGTGGGTAAAATTCGTTTAGGTGGCAATGATGCAAAACCAGAGTTTTCACGAATTTCATGGTTTTCGATGCTGTTTGCTGCAGGTATGGGAATTGGATTGATGTTCTGGAGTGTGGCTGAACCAGTAGCTTATTATACCGCTTGGTATAAAACGCCTTTAGGCGTAGAAGCCAATACTGCTGAAGCAGCTTCGCTTGCTATGGGTGCGACGATGTATCACTGGGGAGTTCATCCTTGGGCCATTTATGGTGTGGTTGCACTCTCCTTGGCATTTTTTGCTTATAATAAGAAGCTTCCATTGACTATTCGATCGGCTTTTTATCCTTTACTTAAAGAGCGTATTTGGGGCTGGCCAGGTCATCTCATTGACTTATTAGCTGTGTTAGCAACTATTTTTGGTTTGGCAACCTCTTTAGGATTGGGAGCCAAACAAGCCGCCAGTGGATTGAACTATGTATTTGAAACGGGCAATGATATCAATGTTCAAATTGGAATCATCATCTTTATTACAGCTGTGGCTATTTTTTCTGTGGTACGTGGGATTGATGGAGGAGTGAAACTCTTAAGTAACCTCAATATGCTTATTGCCTTTATTCTGTTGGTGTTCATCATTCTTGTGGGAACTTCTACGGGTTTTTTAAGTGTATTGTTTAATACGTTTACCAGTTACATGGAAAATATCATTCCTTTGAGTAATTTTGTTAATCGAGAAGATGAAGCGTGGTTGCATGGCTGGACCGTATTTTATTGGGCATGGTGGATCTCTTGGTCGCCATTTGTTGGAATGTTTATTGCGCGTATTTCAAAAGGACGAACTGTACAAGAGTTTATGATTGCCATTTTAATTATCCCTACTTTGATTACAATGGTTTGGATGTCTGCTTTTGGAGGTACCGCCATTGAACAAGTACAAAATCATATCGGAGAGCTCTCAAATGGTATTTCAACTGTATCTTTAGCAATGTTTCAAATGTTTGATAATTTGGCATGGTCATCAATTATTTCTGTGCTGGGGATTGTTTTGGTATTGGTCTTTTTTGTAACAAGTTCAGATTCAGGCTCGTTGGTCATTGACTCTATCACTGCAGGTGGAAAAATGGATGCACCAGTTCCTCAACGAGTTTTTTGGGCAACAATGGAAGGGCTTATTGCAGGTGCATTACTATTTGTAGGAGGTAAAGATGCCCTTTCAGCCTTGCAAGCGGGTGCCATTACAACTGGACTTCCTTTTGCCGTTGTGTTACTATTTATGTCTTGGAGTTTGTATAAAGGGCTTAAGTCTGAAGTTAAGAGTTGA
- a CDS encoding gamma-glutamyl-gamma-aminobutyrate hydrolase family protein translates to MSFSHSRPLIVITGPNKGYISRFFIRLSLLLCGARSQVIRPKDNYTTLEMDGLIISGGDDLYYAFFEEESCELEDVITYKRDVLEYTLLHKAIEKNIPVFGICRGYQLINIFFGGKLYKDIRKEGYEYRYTPFAWKNISIKSKGLLQRVLKRREIQINTLHHQAVKEIPKSFKVEAMDEYDIIQSISYKDSKSLIYGVQWHPEYLFFMKNHLKLFKLLVQTASNGINS, encoded by the coding sequence ATGTCATTTTCACATTCTCGACCTCTTATCGTAATAACAGGACCCAATAAAGGGTATATCTCTCGCTTTTTTATTCGACTCTCCCTTCTTTTATGTGGAGCAAGAAGTCAAGTCATACGACCAAAAGACAACTATACAACTCTTGAAATGGATGGTTTAATCATCAGTGGTGGTGATGATTTGTATTACGCTTTTTTCGAAGAAGAGAGTTGCGAACTGGAAGATGTGATTACTTACAAAAGAGATGTATTAGAGTATACCTTATTGCATAAAGCAATTGAAAAAAACATTCCTGTTTTTGGTATATGCAGAGGTTATCAATTGATCAATATTTTTTTTGGAGGGAAACTCTATAAAGATATACGTAAAGAGGGATATGAGTATCGTTATACTCCGTTTGCGTGGAAAAATATCTCCATTAAATCCAAAGGCCTTTTACAAAGAGTGCTTAAACGACGTGAAATACAAATCAACACTTTGCATCATCAAGCGGTCAAAGAGATTCCAAAAAGTTTTAAAGTTGAAGCAATGGATGAGTATGACATCATTCAATCCATTTCATATAAAGACAGTAAGAGTCTGATTTATGGCGTGCAGTGGCATCCTGAATATCTTTTTTTTATGAAAAATCATCTGAAACTGTTCAAACTCTTGGTTCAAACAGCTTCAAATGGCATCAACTCTTAA